In Streptomyces sp. SLBN-118, the following are encoded in one genomic region:
- a CDS encoding enoyl-CoA hydratase/isomerase family protein, translated as MSESAEQRFGEFVVVRRHEHVAELVLDRPGAMNAVSTEMARSIAAACDALGADRDVRVTVLSSTHERAFCVGADLKERNSFSDAELVRQRPTARAAYTGVLELPMPTVAAVHGFALGGGFELALACDLIVADETAVVGLPEVSVGVIPGGGGTQLLPRRVGAARAAELVYTARRVEAAEARALGLVDQLVDEARAGALELAARIAANSPVGLRAAKRAMRLGQGLDLRAGLEVEDAAWRSVAFSGDRAEGVAAFNEKRKPQWPGE; from the coding sequence ATGTCCGAGTCCGCCGAGCAGCGCTTCGGGGAATTCGTCGTCGTCCGCAGGCACGAGCACGTCGCCGAGCTCGTACTCGACCGGCCGGGGGCCATGAACGCCGTCTCCACCGAGATGGCCCGTTCCATTGCCGCCGCGTGCGACGCCCTCGGAGCCGACCGCGACGTACGGGTCACCGTGCTCAGCTCCACCCACGAGCGGGCCTTCTGCGTCGGAGCCGATCTGAAGGAGCGGAACTCCTTCTCCGACGCCGAGTTGGTCAGGCAGCGGCCGACCGCGCGGGCCGCCTACACCGGGGTGCTGGAGCTGCCCATGCCCACCGTCGCCGCCGTGCACGGGTTCGCGCTCGGAGGCGGGTTCGAGCTCGCGCTTGCCTGCGATCTGATCGTCGCCGACGAGACCGCCGTCGTGGGGCTGCCCGAGGTGTCCGTCGGTGTCATTCCCGGCGGCGGCGGGACGCAGCTGCTGCCGCGCCGTGTGGGGGCGGCGCGGGCCGCCGAGCTGGTCTACACGGCCCGCCGCGTGGAGGCCGCGGAGGCCCGGGCGTTGGGACTCGTCGACCAGCTCGTGGACGAGGCCAGGGCCGGCGCGCTGGAGCTCGCCGCGCGGATCGCCGCGAACTCCCCGGTCGGGCTGCGCGCGGCGAAGCGCGCGATGCGGCTCGGGCAGGGTCTCGATCTGCGGGCCGGTCTCGAGGTCGAGGACGCGGCCTGGCGCTCGGTGGCCTTCTCCGGGGACCGGGCCGAGGGGGTTGCCGCCTTCAACGAGAAGCGGAAGCCGCAGTGGCCCGGCGAGTGA
- a CDS encoding acyl-CoA carboxylase subunit beta produces MSEPEQIDIHTTAGKLADLQRRVDQATHAGSARAVEKQHAKGKLTARERVDLLLDEGSFVELDEFARHRSTDFGMEQNRPYGDGVVTGYGTVDGRPVAVFSQDFTVLGGSLGEVFGQKIMKVMDFALKTGCPVVGINDSGGARIQEGVMALGMYGEIFRRNTHASGVIPQISLIVGPCAGGAVYSPAITDFTVMVDQTSHMFITGPDVIKTVTGEDVGFEELGGARTHNSTSGVAHHMAGDEKDAVDYVKSLLSYLPSNNLSEAPAFPEEADLETTDEDRELDTLIPDSANQPYDMHTAIEHVLDDGEFLETQSLFAPNIITGFGRVEGYPVGIVANQPMQYAGCLDINASEKAARFVRTCDAFNVPVLTFVDVPGFLPGVDQEYGGIIRRGAKLIYAYAEATVPLITVITRKAFGGAYDVMGSKHLGADLNLAWPTAQIAVMGAQGAVNILHRRTIAAAEDVEATRAELIQDYEDTLLNPYIAAERGYVDAVIMPSDTRAQVVKGLRQLRTKRESLPPKKHGNIPL; encoded by the coding sequence ATGTCCGAGCCGGAACAGATCGACATTCACACCACCGCAGGAAAGCTGGCGGATCTGCAGCGCCGTGTTGACCAGGCGACGCATGCCGGTTCCGCGCGCGCGGTGGAGAAGCAGCACGCCAAGGGCAAGTTGACCGCCCGTGAGCGCGTCGATCTGCTGTTGGACGAGGGCTCGTTCGTAGAGCTGGACGAGTTCGCCCGGCACCGCTCCACGGACTTCGGCATGGAGCAGAACCGCCCCTACGGCGACGGTGTGGTCACCGGCTACGGCACGGTCGACGGCCGCCCGGTGGCGGTGTTCTCCCAGGACTTCACGGTCCTCGGCGGGTCCCTGGGCGAGGTCTTCGGCCAGAAGATCATGAAGGTGATGGACTTCGCGCTGAAGACGGGCTGCCCCGTCGTCGGCATCAACGACTCCGGCGGCGCCCGTATCCAGGAGGGCGTCATGGCCCTCGGCATGTACGGCGAGATCTTCCGCCGCAACACCCATGCCTCCGGCGTGATCCCGCAGATCTCACTGATCGTCGGACCGTGCGCGGGCGGCGCCGTCTACTCGCCCGCGATCACCGACTTCACGGTGATGGTCGACCAGACCTCGCACATGTTCATCACCGGACCCGATGTCATCAAGACGGTCACCGGCGAGGACGTCGGCTTCGAGGAGCTGGGCGGAGCCCGTACGCACAACTCCACCTCCGGTGTCGCGCACCACATGGCGGGCGACGAGAAGGACGCCGTCGACTACGTCAAGTCGCTGCTGTCGTACCTGCCGTCCAACAACCTGTCCGAGGCACCGGCCTTCCCCGAGGAGGCCGACCTGGAGACCACGGACGAGGACCGCGAGCTCGACACCCTCATCCCCGACTCCGCGAACCAGCCCTACGACATGCACACGGCCATCGAGCATGTGCTGGACGACGGCGAATTCCTGGAGACGCAGTCGCTGTTCGCGCCGAACATCATCACGGGCTTCGGCCGGGTCGAGGGTTACCCGGTCGGCATCGTCGCCAACCAGCCGATGCAGTACGCGGGCTGTCTCGACATCAACGCCTCCGAGAAGGCCGCGCGCTTCGTGCGCACCTGCGACGCCTTCAACGTCCCCGTTCTCACCTTCGTCGACGTGCCCGGCTTCCTGCCGGGCGTCGACCAGGAGTACGGCGGCATCATCCGCCGCGGCGCGAAGCTGATCTACGCCTACGCGGAGGCGACGGTCCCGCTGATCACGGTGATCACGCGCAAGGCCTTCGGCGGCGCGTACGACGTCATGGGCTCCAAGCACCTGGGCGCCGACCTCAACCTGGCCTGGCCGACCGCGCAGATCGCGGTCATGGGCGCACAGGGCGCGGTGAACATCCTGCACCGCCGCACCATCGCGGCCGCGGAGGACGTCGAGGCGACCCGCGCGGAGCTGATCCAGGACTACGAGGACACGCTCCTCAACCCGTACATCGCGGCGGAGCGCGGCTACGTGGACGCGGTGATCATGCCGTCGGACACCCGGGCACAGGTCGTCAAGGGCCTGCGTCAGCTGCGTACGAAGCGGGAAAGCCTGCCGCCCAAGAAGCACGGCAACATCCCCCTCTAG
- the mmpB gene encoding morphogenic membrane protein MmpB: MLWSDPENEPPKELRETQAMMRRAGLLLAFAMVVLMFVVGLR, from the coding sequence ATGCTGTGGTCCGACCCGGAGAACGAGCCTCCGAAAGAGCTGCGCGAGACGCAGGCGATGATGCGCCGCGCGGGCCTCCTGCTGGCCTTCGCCATGGTGGTGCTGATGTTCGTGGTCGGGCTGCGCTGA
- a CDS encoding sensor domain-containing diguanylate cyclase has translation MMAEDRRLRAVVELAQAMAAARTPREFWRAGALGACDALSGSFAALSMWERELGQLKVLVNAGERAAGEEEFPESETYPVNRFPEITEFLHEQWAGGGEPDAWVETVDGPASGNAGYSHQRVDALRRRGRGCCVVAPIVLHGRAWGELYVARAAGRPVFDRDDADFAAVLASVVASGIAQSERLEEVRKLAFTDPLTGLANRRAVDIRLDEALERHRVDGSVVSLVVCDLNGLKQVNDTHGHAVGDRLLERFGSVLSLCGAMLPGALSARLGGDEFCLLSVGPPADEVVRVADELCVRAGELEMGEGVACGVASTGDPIGQVRSARRLFRLADAAQYRAKAARSLKPVVAGRDGTVLRLADSPPRSAHERRTFRAARPEEAQEPWSEP, from the coding sequence ATGATGGCAGAGGATCGGCGGCTGCGAGCCGTAGTGGAGCTGGCGCAGGCAATGGCTGCCGCGCGCACCCCGCGTGAGTTCTGGCGGGCCGGCGCGCTCGGTGCGTGCGACGCGCTCTCCGGCTCGTTCGCGGCCCTGTCGATGTGGGAGCGGGAGCTCGGGCAGCTCAAGGTGCTCGTGAACGCCGGCGAACGTGCCGCCGGGGAGGAGGAGTTCCCCGAGTCCGAGACGTATCCGGTCAACCGCTTCCCGGAGATCACGGAGTTTCTGCACGAGCAGTGGGCCGGCGGCGGTGAGCCGGACGCCTGGGTGGAGACCGTCGACGGTCCGGCCTCCGGCAATGCGGGCTACTCCCATCAGCGCGTGGACGCACTGCGGCGGCGCGGGCGCGGCTGCTGCGTGGTCGCGCCCATCGTGCTGCACGGGCGGGCATGGGGGGAGCTGTATGTGGCACGCGCGGCCGGCCGGCCCGTCTTCGACCGGGACGACGCGGACTTCGCGGCCGTGCTCGCCTCGGTCGTCGCTTCGGGGATCGCCCAGTCCGAGCGGCTGGAAGAGGTCCGAAAGCTGGCGTTCACGGACCCCCTGACCGGCCTCGCCAACCGCCGGGCCGTCGACATAAGGCTCGACGAGGCGCTGGAGCGCCACCGGGTGGACGGTTCGGTCGTGAGCCTGGTGGTCTGCGACCTCAACGGCCTCAAGCAGGTGAACGACACCCACGGCCACGCCGTGGGCGACCGGCTGCTCGAACGTTTCGGCTCCGTTCTCTCCCTGTGCGGGGCCATGCTCCCGGGTGCCCTGTCGGCCCGTCTCGGCGGCGACGAGTTCTGTCTGCTCTCGGTCGGCCCGCCCGCGGACGAGGTGGTCCGCGTCGCCGACGAACTCTGCGTACGCGCGGGCGAGTTGGAGATGGGGGAGGGGGTGGCCTGCGGGGTCGCGTCCACCGGTGACCCGATCGGGCAGGTCCGTTCGGCCCGTCGGCTGTTCCGGCTCGCGGACGCGGCCCAGTACCGGGCGAAGGCGGCCCGCTCCCTGAAGCCCGTGGTCGCGGGGCGCGACGGCACGGTGCTGCGGCTCGCGGACTCCCCGCCCCGCTCCGCGCACGAGCGCCGGACGTTCCGGGCGGCCCGGCCGGAGGAGGCGCAGGAGCCCTGGAGCGAGCCCTGA
- a CDS encoding biotin--[acetyl-CoA-carboxylase] ligase, translated as MTPENAPRSRWSDLDRPPLNEASLRHSLLQPGGLWTSLDIVPETGSTNSDLAARAGSLEEGAVLVAEVQTAGRGRLDRTWTAPPRSGLFFSVLLKPGADIPVERWGWLPLLAGVASATGLARAAGVDMYLKWPNDLLVKIDGEERKTGGILAERAGDDAVVVGIGLNVTLRTEELPVPEAGSLALADAISTDRDPLLRAVLRSLEQWYGDWRAAGGDPGLSGLQEAYAAGCATLGRSVRAELPGERSVIGEAVAIDGDGRLVLSTEGGGRQAVSAGDIVHLRPAG; from the coding sequence ATGACGCCTGAGAATGCGCCCCGGAGCCGCTGGTCCGACCTCGACCGGCCGCCGCTGAACGAAGCCTCGCTGCGCCACTCGCTGCTGCAGCCGGGCGGGCTGTGGACCTCTCTCGACATCGTGCCCGAGACCGGGTCCACCAATTCCGATCTGGCGGCCCGGGCCGGGTCCCTCGAGGAGGGGGCGGTGCTCGTCGCCGAGGTGCAGACGGCCGGGCGCGGACGCCTGGACCGCACCTGGACGGCGCCACCGCGCTCCGGGCTGTTCTTCTCCGTACTGCTGAAGCCCGGAGCGGACATCCCGGTCGAGCGCTGGGGCTGGCTGCCGCTGCTCGCCGGTGTGGCCTCCGCGACGGGTCTCGCCCGTGCCGCCGGAGTGGACATGTACCTCAAATGGCCCAATGACCTGCTGGTAAAGATCGACGGCGAGGAGCGCAAGACCGGCGGAATCCTCGCCGAGCGGGCGGGCGACGACGCCGTGGTCGTCGGTATCGGCCTCAATGTCACGCTGCGTACCGAGGAACTGCCGGTGCCGGAGGCGGGCTCCCTCGCGCTCGCCGACGCGATCTCCACCGACCGTGACCCGCTGCTGCGGGCCGTGCTGCGCTCGCTGGAGCAGTGGTACGGCGACTGGCGCGCGGCGGGCGGGGACCCGGGACTCTCGGGGCTCCAGGAGGCGTACGCGGCGGGCTGCGCGACGCTGGGACGGAGCGTACGGGCCGAGCTGCCCGGCGAACGCTCGGTGATCGGCGAGGCGGTGGCGATCGACGGCGACGGGCGGCTGGTGCTGTCCACGGAGGGCGGGGGCCGGCAGGCGGTCAGCGCGGGCGACATCGTGCACCTGCGGCCGGCCGGATGA
- a CDS encoding adenylate/guanylate cyclase domain-containing protein has translation MHPPHHEVDHTVEPTDDPLAIRLEQLILGADRRYTPFQAARTAGVSMELASRFWRAMGFADIGQAKALTEADVLALRRLAGLVEAGLLSEPMAVQVARSTGQTTARLAEWQIDSFLEGLTEPPEPGMTRTEVTYPLVELLLPELEEFLVYVWRRQLAAATGRVVQAADDEEMVDRRLAVGFADLVGFTRLTRRLEEEELGELVEAFETTSADLVAAHGGRLIKTLGDEVLYAADDAGTAAEIALRLIETMTNDESMPALRVGIAFGTVTTRMGDVFGTTVNLASRLTSIAPRNAVLVDGAFAEELCRTGDAPASEAEAAEEAAAAEKEGEEPPSYRFALQPMWQRPVRGLGVVEPWLMSRRSG, from the coding sequence GTGCATCCGCCGCACCACGAGGTCGATCACACCGTGGAGCCGACCGACGACCCCCTTGCGATCCGGCTGGAGCAGCTGATCCTTGGCGCGGACCGGCGCTACACACCGTTTCAGGCCGCCCGCACGGCGGGAGTCTCCATGGAGCTCGCCTCCCGCTTCTGGCGGGCCATGGGCTTCGCCGACATCGGCCAGGCCAAGGCCCTGACCGAGGCGGACGTACTGGCCCTGCGACGGCTCGCCGGTCTGGTCGAGGCGGGCCTGCTCAGCGAGCCGATGGCGGTGCAGGTGGCGCGCTCGACCGGCCAGACCACCGCCCGGCTGGCGGAATGGCAGATCGACTCCTTCCTGGAGGGCCTGACCGAGCCGCCCGAGCCCGGAATGACGCGTACGGAAGTCACCTACCCCCTGGTCGAGCTGCTCCTGCCCGAGCTGGAGGAGTTCCTGGTCTACGTCTGGCGCCGCCAGCTCGCGGCGGCGACCGGGCGCGTGGTCCAGGCGGCGGACGACGAGGAGATGGTGGACCGCCGTCTGGCGGTCGGCTTCGCGGACCTGGTGGGCTTCACCCGCCTGACCCGGCGCCTCGAAGAGGAGGAACTCGGGGAACTCGTCGAGGCGTTCGAGACCACCTCCGCGGACCTGGTCGCCGCGCACGGCGGCCGGCTGATCAAGACGCTCGGCGACGAAGTCCTGTACGCGGCGGACGACGCGGGCACGGCGGCGGAGATCGCGCTGCGGTTGATAGAGACGATGACGAACGACGAGTCGATGCCCGCGCTGCGGGTCGGCATCGCCTTCGGGACGGTGACGACGCGGATGGGCGACGTCTTCGGCACGACGGTGAACCTGGCGAGCCGGCTGACATCGATAGCGCCGAGGAACGCGGTGCTGGTGGACGGTGCGTTCGCGGAAGAACTCTGCCGCACGGGGGACGCGCCGGCGTCCGAGGCGGAGGCGGCGGAGGAAGCTGCCGCGGCGGAGAAGGAGGGCGAGGAGCCCCCCTCGTACCGCTTCGCGCTGCAGCCGATGTGGCAGCGGCCGGTGCGTGGTCTTGGCGTGGTGGAGCCCTGGCTGATGTCGCGTCGCAGCGGCTGA
- a CDS encoding nucleoside triphosphate pyrophosphatase translates to MTAHRPRLVLGSASPARLNLLRQAGLAPEVIVSGVDEDGLSAPTAAELALVLAEAKAAVVAARPEASGALVVGCDSVLELDGEALGKPADEEEAIARWKSMRGRSGILQTGHCVTDTATGRSVSATASTTVRFGEPTDAEIAAYVASGEPLHVAGAFTLDGRSAAFIDSIDGDYGNVIGLSLPLLRTLLAELGFSITDLWTD, encoded by the coding sequence ATGACCGCTCACCGCCCCCGCCTCGTCCTCGGCTCCGCCTCCCCCGCGCGCCTCAATCTGCTGCGCCAGGCCGGACTCGCCCCCGAAGTGATCGTCAGCGGCGTCGACGAGGACGGGCTGAGCGCACCGACCGCGGCCGAGCTGGCCCTGGTGCTCGCCGAGGCCAAGGCCGCCGTCGTGGCCGCGCGTCCCGAGGCCTCCGGCGCGCTGGTCGTCGGCTGCGACTCGGTCCTCGAACTCGACGGCGAGGCCCTCGGCAAGCCGGCCGACGAGGAGGAGGCCATCGCCCGCTGGAAGAGCATGCGGGGCCGCTCCGGCATCCTGCAGACCGGCCACTGCGTGACGGACACGGCGACCGGCCGCAGCGTGTCGGCGACCGCGTCGACGACCGTGCGCTTCGGCGAGCCGACGGACGCCGAGATCGCCGCGTACGTCGCGAGCGGTGAACCGCTGCACGTGGCGGGCGCGTTCACGCTGGACGGCCGCTCGGCGGCGTTCATCGACTCCATCGACGGCGACTACGGCAACGTCATCGGGCTCTCGTTGCCGCTGCTGCGCACGCTGCTGGCGGAACTCGGCTTCTCGATCACGGATCTGTGGACGGACTGA
- a CDS encoding acyl-CoA carboxylase epsilon subunit: MIKVVRGNPTPEELAAALAVVQARAAATAAAAEGGAPLPPQQWSDPARIARTRRPVPGPRAWARSCWPV, from the coding sequence ATGATCAAGGTCGTACGGGGAAATCCCACCCCGGAGGAGCTGGCCGCCGCACTCGCGGTGGTCCAGGCACGCGCCGCGGCGACGGCCGCGGCGGCGGAGGGCGGCGCGCCGCTCCCGCCGCAGCAGTGGTCGGACCCGGCGCGGATCGCCCGCACGCGAAGGCCGGTGCCCGGCCCGCGGGCGTGGGCCCGCAGCTGCTGGCCCGTGTGA